One region of Corvus moneduloides isolate bCorMon1 chromosome 15, bCorMon1.pri, whole genome shotgun sequence genomic DNA includes:
- the PCDH1 gene encoding protocadherin-1 isoform X4 gives MEPGCSEQASAASRWCSHAAELSMCAAKGAAQQVGVAQRGDALPSSLRRSGKDFPASWREIHAATGPGAPLQRRMNSLASCLGLWLLCQLPALASGTRAVYKVQEEQPPNSLIGSLASDYGLPDMGHLYKLEVGAPYLRVDGKTGDIYTTETSIDRENLRECQHLLPGEPCFLEFEVSITNLNANSSPRLLEGQIEVLDINDNTPNFASPVLTLSIPENTNIGTLFPIPLAMDRDSGPNGVASYELMAGPEAQELFGLQVAEDQDEKQPQLIVMGNLDREQWDSYDLTIKVQDGGNPPRASSALLRITILDMNDNAPKFEKALYEAELSENSPVGHSVLQVKANDSDQGSNAEIDYSFHQASDMVRRLLRLDRATGLITVQGPIDREDIGTLKFSVMAKDKGANPKSARTQVVVTIKDMNDNAPSIEIRGIGLVTHQDGMANISEDVPVETAVALVQVSDRDEGENAVVTCVVAGDVPFQLRQASETGSDSKKKYFLQTTTPLDYESVKEYTIEIVAVDSGNPPLSSTNSLKVQVMDVNDNAPVFSQSFTEVAFPENNEPDDLVMEVSATDADSGSNAKLVYSLVTDPASKGSFTIDPDSGEIRVKAVLDREQRERYEFLVVAEDKGSPSKQGTASVAINVMDRNDNDPKFMLSGYNFSVMENMPPLSPVGMVTVIDADKGENARIQLSVEQDNGDFVIQNGTGTILSSISFDREQQSTYTFRLKAVDGGDPPRSAYVGVTINVLDENDNAPFITSPSNATYKHILPHTSPGQQVSKVKAEDIDSGINAELIYSITGGNPFELFQISPQSGDITLEKEILRKHHGLHRLVVRVNDKGKPSRHGTALVHFYVNETLANRTLLDTLVGHSLDTPLDIDIAGDPEYERSKQRSNILFGVIAGIVAVTLVIVLVVLVRYCRQREAKSGYQAGKKETKDLYAPKQASKSGKSKSKVKKSKSPKPPKPTEDEEETGLQKSLKFNLMNDSVSDSPRIHLPLNYPPGSPDLGRHYRSNSPLPSIQLQPQSPSASKKHQVVQDLPATNTFVGTGDNNSTGSEQYSDYSYRTNPQKYTNKQLPHRRVTFSAASQAQDLQDPSQHSYYDSGLEESETPSSKSSSGPRIGPLALPEDHYERTTPDGSIGEMEHPENESPERSRL, from the exons ATGGAGCCGGGCTGCTCCGAGCAGGCAAGCGCAGCCTCTAGATGGTGCAGTCATGCAGCCGAGCTGAGCATGTGTGCGGCGAAGGGCGCTGCGCAACAGGTTGGCGTAGCTCAGCGGGGAGACGCGCTCCCATCCTCGCTGCGGCGGAGCGGGAAGGACTTTCCAGCATCCTGGCGAGAAATCCACGCCGCAACCGGCCCGGGAG ctcccctgcaGCGCAGGATGAACTCGCTGGCATCCTGCCTGGGCCTgtggctcctctgccagctccctgccctggcctcGGGGACACGTGCGGTCTACAAAGTGCAGGAGGAACAACCCCCCAACAGCCTCATAGGGAGCCTGGCCTCTGACTACGGCTTACCGGACATGGGGCACCTCTACAAGCTGGAAGTGGGGGCCCCGTACCTCCGTGTGGATGGCAAGACTGGGGACATCTACACCACAGAGACCTCCATCGACCGGGAGAACCTGCGGGAgtgccagcacctcctgcctggAGAGCCCTGCTTCCTGGAGTTCGAGGTGTCCATCACTAACCTGAACGCCAACAGCAGCCCGCGCCTGCTCGAGGGGCAGATCGAGGTGCTGGATATCAATGACAACACCCCCAATTTCGCCTCGCCCGTCCTCACCCTCTCCATCCCCGAAAACACCAACATTGGGACgctcttccccatccccctggCCATGGACCGGGACTCAGGCCCCAACGGTGTTGCCTCCTACGAGCTGATGGCTGGTCCGGAGGCGCAGGAGCTCTTTGGGCTGCAGGTGGCCGAGGACCAGGACGAGAAGCAGCCACAGCTGATCGTCATGGGGAACCTGGACCGGGAGCAGTGGGACTCCTACGATCTGACCATCAAGGTGCAGGACGGGGGGAACCCCCCACGGGCGAGCAGTGCCCTGCTCCGCATCACCATCCTGGACATGAACGACAACGCGCCCAAGTTCGAGAAGGCCCTGTACGAGGCAGAGCTCTCCGAAAACAGCCCTGTGGGGCACTCTGTCCTCCAG gTGAAAGCCAACGACTCGGACCAGGGTTCCAACGCCGAGATCGACTACTCCTTCCACCAGGCCTCTGACATGGTGCGGCGGCTGCTGCGCCTGGACCGCGCCACGGGGCTCATCACCGTGCAGGGCCCCATCGACCGCGAGGACATCGGCACTCTCAAGTTCTCCGTCATGGCCAAGGACAAGGGTGCCAACCCCAAGAGCGCCCGCACTCAGGTGGTGGTCACCATCAAGGACATGAATGACAACGCGCCCTCCATAGAGATCCGGGGCATAGGGTTGGTCACTCACCAGGATGGCATGGCCAACATCTCGGAGGACGTGCCAGTAGAGACAGCAGTGGCTCTGGTGCAGGTGTCCGACCGAGATGAGGGTGAAAACGCTGTGGTGACCTGCGTGGTGGCCGGTGATGTCCCATTCCAGCTGCGCCAGGCCAGTGAGACAGGGAGTGACAGCAAGAAGAAATACTTCCTGCAGACCACCACGCCGCTGGACTACGAGTCGGTGAAGGAGTACACGATTGAGATCGTGGCTGTGGATTCGGGCAACCCGCCCCTCTCCAGTACCAACTCCTTGAAGGTGCAGGTGATGGACGTCAATGACAATGCCCCTGTCTTCAGCCAGAGCTTCACTGAGGTGGCCTTCCCCGAGAACAACGAGCCTGATGACCTGGTGATGGAGGTGAGTGCCACTGACGCTGACAGCGGCTCCAATGCCAAGCTGGTTTATTCCCTGGTGACAGACCCCGCCTCCAAGGGCTCCTTCACCATTGACCCTGACTCTGGGGAGATCCGAGTGAAGGCGGTGCTGGACCGAGAGCAACGGGAACGCTACGAGTTCTTGGTGGTGGCGGAAGATAAGGGCAGCCCCAGCAAGCAGGGCACAGCGTCTGTGGCCATCAATGTCATGGACAGGAATGACAACGACCCCAAGTTCATGCTGAGTGGCTACAACTTCTCAGTGATGGAGAACATGCCACCCCTCAGCCCTGTGGGCATGGTGACGGTCATCGATGCtgacaaaggagaaaatgccCGGATCCAGCTATCAGTGGAGCAAGACAACGGGGATTTTGTCATCCAAAATGGCACTGGCACCATCCTCTCCAGCATCTCTTTTGACCgggagcagcagagcacctACACCTTCCGACTCAAGGCGGTGGATGGTGGGGATCCCCCCAGGTCTGCCTACGTGGGCGTGACCATTAACGTCTTGGATGAGAATGACAATGCCCCCTTCATCACCTCCCCCTCCAACGCCACCTACAAGCACATCCTGCCCCACACCAGCCCTGGCCAGCAGGTGAGCAAGGTCAAGGCAGAGGACATCGACTCGGGCATCAATGCCGAGCTGATCTACAGCATCACGGGAGGCAACCCCTTCGAGCTCTTCCAGATCTCCCCGCAGAGCGGAGACATCACCCTGGAGAAGGAGATCCTGCGCAAGCACCATGGCCTGCACCGCTTGGTCGTGCGCGTCAATGACAAGGGCAAGCCCTCGCGGCACGGCACGGCCCTGGTGCACTTCTACGTCAACGAGACGCTGGCCAACCGCACGCTGCTGGACACGCTGGTGGGGCACAGCCTGGACACTCCGCTGGACATCGACATCGCCGGTGACCCCGAGTATGAGCGCAGCAAGCAGCGGAGCAACATCCTCTTTGGGGTCATCGCCGGCATCGTGGCTGTCACCCTGGTCATCGTGCTGGTGGTCCTGGTGCGCTACTGCCGGCAGCGCGAGGCCAAGAGCGGCTACCAGGCGGGCAAGAAGGAGACCAAGGACCTTTACGCACCCAAGCAGGCCAGCAAGAGCGGGAAGAGCAAGAGCAAGGTGAAGAAGAGCAAGTCTCCCAAGCCGCCCAAGCCCAcggaggatgaggaggagacGGGGCTGCAGAAATCGCTCAAGTTCAACCTCATGAACGACTCTGTCAGCGACAGCCCCCGGATCCACCTGCCCCTGAACTACCCTCCGGGCAGCCCGGACCTGGGCCGCCACTACCGCTCCAACTCACCTCTGCCATCcatccagctgcagcctcagtCACCCTCCGCCTCCAAGAAGCACCAAGTGGTGCAGGACCTGCCGGCCACCAACACCTTTGTTGGCACCGGGGACAACAACTCGACGGGCTCCGAGCAGTACTCGGACTACAGCTACCGCACCAACCCCCAGAAATACACCAACAAGCAG TTACCTCATCGCCGAGTGACGttctctgcagccagccaggctcAGGACCTGCAGGacccctcccagcacagctacTACGACAGCGGGCTGGAGGAATCTGAGACCCCCAGCAGCAAATCTTCGTCGGGGCCCCGCATCGGGCCCCTGGCCCTACCCGAGGACCACTACGAGCGCACCACGCCCGATGGCAGCATCGGGGAGATGGAGCACCCTGAGAACG